In one Drosophila pseudoobscura strain MV-25-SWS-2005 chromosome X, UCI_Dpse_MV25, whole genome shotgun sequence genomic region, the following are encoded:
- the LOC4814392 gene encoding zinc metalloproteinase nas-7 encodes MPRSSLITRCLTVALILTVTLTLGSSSELEAGMVRKAARPRLNPTVPPAPRWGANMQMLRRHNSAAFNFWTEESDTNIWEHCGLFEGDIMLHRELLRNGLLNERLTWPEAAIPFYIDPQDFTANETMVILKGFKEYHERTCIRFRPYEQGDKHWLMIKGNYSGCWSSVGRRQGGQVLNLNTPKCVTHGVVVHELLHALGFYHQQSATERDEYVKINWENILDGHAHNFNKYARTHITNFGVEYDYQSVMHYSSRAFSKNGKATIEPLDPYASLGQRRGLSDKDISKLNEMYEQDCNEGYLLNFDRFGSYIDELLDYFQDVFG; translated from the exons ATGCCGAGAAGCTCGCTTATCACTCGCTGCCTGACAGTGGCACTGATACTGACAGTGACACTGACCCTGGGCTCCTCCTCTGAGCTTGAAGCGGGAATGGTAAGAAAAGCAGCTCGCCCTCGCCTCAATCCGACAGTGCCACCCGCACCGCGCTGGGGCGCCAATATGCAAATGCTGCGCAGGCACAACA GTGCTGCCTTCAACTTCTGGACGGAGGAGAGCGACACGAACATCTGGGAGCACTGCGGCCTCTTCGAGGGCGACATAATGCTACACCGGGAGCTGCTGCGAAACGGGCTGCTGAACGAACGCTTGACCTGGCCCGAGGCGGCCATACCCTTCTACATTGATCCGCAGGATTTCA CTGCCAACGAGACGATGGTCATACTGAAGGGCTTTAAGGAGTACCACGAACGCACCTGCATCCGCTTCCGGCCGTACGAGCAGGGCGATAAGCACTGGCTGATGATCAAGGGAAACTACTCTGGCTGCTGGTCTAGCGTAGGCCGGCGGCAGGGAGGTCAGGTGCTCAACCTGAACACCCCCAAGTGCGTGACCCACGGCGTGGTGGTGCACGAGCTGCTCCATGCCCTGGGCTTCTACCACCAGCAGAGCGCCACGGAACGGGACGAATACGTGAAGATTAACTGGGAAAACATCCTCGACGGGCATGCGCACAACTTCAACAAGTACGCCCGGACGCACATCACCAACTTCGGCGTGGAGTACGATTACCAGAGCGTCATGCACTACAGCTCCCGAGCATTTAGCAAGAACGGTAAGGCGACCATTGAACCACTG GATCCATACGCCTCTCTGGGCCAGCGGCGTGGTCTCTCCGACAAAGACATCTCGAAGCTGAATGAGATGTACGAGCAGGACTGCAACGAGGGATATCTGCTCAATTTCGACCGCTTCGGGAGCTACATCGACGAACTGCTCGACTACTTCCAGGACGTGTTCGGCTAG
- the fu gene encoding serine/threonine-protein kinase fused, with protein sequence MNRYAVSSLVGQGSFGCVYKAQRRDDEKVVAIKVISKRGRSNRELKNLRRECDIQARLKNPHVIEMIESFESKFDLFVVTEFALMDLHRYLSFNGAMAEEHARRVIGHLVSALYYLHSNRILHRDLKPQNVLLDKNMHAKLCDFGLARNMTLGTHVLTSIKGTPLYMAPELLAEQPYDHQADMWSLGCIAYESMAGQPPFCATSILHLVKLIKHEDVKWPSTLSSECRSFLQGLLEKDPGMRISWTQLLCHPFVEGKLYIAEVQAEAAQASPFINPKAAVKDHSRRGKQSSQKTADLNDVLAALNLGDMANENLSTSRDSINAIAPSDIEQLETDVEDNGHRVLVPFADVSFREMTTASPTSAAGGAAEGPLVNSQTCFVSGNSNMILNHLNDNFPVEVQISGAAPSGGGGAGAGGGARSVAAKLKAALNLRQSSRSKDLEKRKLSQNLENFSLRLGQSIDSEAHRKTTEMLTAQERKSRDKDQLKQSMHSTNEEKLSSDNTPPCLLPGWDSCDESQSPPIENDEWLAFLHRSIQELLDGEFDSLKQHNLVSIIVAPLRNSKAIPKVLQSVAQLLSLPFVLAEPLMLVDLDLIRNVYVDVKLVPNLMYACKLLLSHRQLSDSAASAPLTLGSLSRTMRSIPELSVEEMSTACSLYELVCHLVHQQQQFLSQFCDAVAILGVNDLFLNFLTHEFKHSDSDSSSVRLAGCMLALMSCVLRELPENAELVEKIAFNPRLRFATLLQSRHQLLRQRACQLLRLLARFSLRGVHCMWGADLRGALQALADQQLCPALRIESAQTLDELSQFSFFVA encoded by the exons ATGAACCGCTACGCGGTCAGCTCGCTGGTGGGCCAAGGCTCCTTCGGCTGCGTGTACAAGGCGCAGCGACGAGACGACGAAAAGGTTGTGGCTATCAAAGTCATTTCGAAG CGTGGGCGATCGAATCGAGAGCTGAAGAACCTGCGCAGGGAATGCGACATTCAGGCGCGCCTCAAGAATCCGCATGTCATCGAGATGATCGAGTCTTTCGAGTCGAAGTTTGACCTGTTCGTGGTAACGGAGTTCGCGCTGATGGACCTTCATCGGTATCTGTCTTTTAACGGGGCCATGGCCGAGGAGCATGCGCGCCGTGTCATTGGTCATTTGGTCTCGGCCCTGTACTATCTGCACTCCAATCGCATTCTGCACCGCGACCTGAAGCCGCAGAATGTCCTCCTGGACAAGAACATGCACGCCAAGCTCTGCGACTTTGGCCTGGCACGGAACATGACCCTGGGCACCCATGTCCTCACGTCCATCAAGGGAACACCGCTGTACATGGCCCCCGAGTTGCTAGCCGAGCAGCCGTACGACCATCAGGCGGACATGTGGTCTCTTGGGTGCATTGCCTACGAGAGCATGGCCGGGCAGCCGCCCTTCTGCGCCACCTCCATCCTGCATCTGGTGAAGTTGATCAAGCACGAGGACGTCAAGTGGCCGAGCACGCTGAGCAGCGAGTGCCGCTCCTTCCTGCAGGGCCTGCTGGAGAAGGACCCCGGCATGCGCATCTCCTGGACGCAGCTGCTCTGCCATCCCTTTGTCGAGGGCAAGCTGTACATAGCCGAGGTCCAGGCAGAGGCTGCCCAGGCCTCGCCCTTCATCAATCCCAAGGCGGCCGTCAAGGACCACTCCAGGCGTGGCAAACAGTCCAGCCAGAAGACGGCGGACCTGAATGATGTTCTGGCGGCACTGAATCTTGGTGACATGGCCAACGAGAACCTGAGCACCTCCCGCGACAGCATCAACGCCATTGCCCCCAGCGACATCGAGCAGCTGGAAACGGACGTCGAGGACAACGGGCATCGCGTGCTCGTTCCCTTTGCAGATGTTTCTTTCAGGGAGATGACCACCGCTTCCCCCACTTCTGCAGCCGGCGGCGCCGCCGAGGGTCCGCTTGTAAACTCGCAGACCTGCTTCGTGAGCGGAAACTCTAACATGATACTGAACCACCTGAACGACAACTTTCCCGTTGAAGTGCAGATATCAGGGGCTGCTCcaagtggaggtggaggtgcaggtgcaggtggaGGTGCCAGGAGTGTGGCCGCCAAGCTCAAGGCTGCCCTCAACCTGCGGCAGTCGTCGCGCAGCAAGGACCTAGAGAAGCGCAAGCTCAGCCAGAACCTGGAGAACTTCTCGCTGCGTCTCGGCCAGAGTATTGACTCTGAGGCGCACCGCAAGACCACGGAAATGCTCACGGCCCAGGAGAGGAAGTCCCGCGACAAGGATCAGCTGAAGCAATCGATGCACTCCACCAACGAGGAAAAGCTGAGCAGCGA CAATACCCCGCCCTGCCTTCTGCCGGGCTGGGACAGCTGCGACGAGTCGCAGAGCCCACCGATTGAGAACGACGAGTGGCTGGCCTTTCTGCACCGCTCCATACAGGAGCTGTTGGACGGGGAATTTGACTCGCTGAAGCAGCACAATCTTGTCAGCATCATCGTGGCGCCGCTGCGCAACTCGAAAGCCATTCCCAAGGTTCTGCAGAGTGTGGCCCAGCTACTCTCCCTGCCCTTCGTGCTGGCCGAGCCACTGATGCTGGTGGACCTCGACCTAATCAGGAATGTCTATGTGGACGTCAAGCTCGTGCCCAACCTCATGTATGCCTGCAAGCTGCTACTCTCTCACCGCCAGCTCTCGGATTCCGCGGCCTCTGCTCCGCTCACACTGGGCTCCCTCAGCCGCACCATGCGCAGCATCCCGGAGCTGAGCGTCGAGGAGATGAGCACTGCCTGCAGTCTGTACGAGCTGGTATGCCACTTggtgcatcagcagcagcagttcctcAGCCAGTTCTGCGACGCGGTGGCCATTCTGGGGGTCAACGACCTCTTTCTCAATTTCCTCACCCACG AATTCAAGCACTCAGACTCGGACTCGAGCTCGGTGCGGCTGGCGGGCTGCATGCTGGCGCTGATGAGCTGCGTGCTACGCGAACTGCCCGAGAACGCCGAGCTGGTAGAGAAGATAGCATTCAATCCGCGACTGCGTTTTGCCACGCTGCTCCAGAGCCGCCATCAGTTGCTGCGCCAGCGGGCCTGCCAACTGCTCCGGCTGCTGGCCCGGTTCAGTCTCCGCGGTGTGCACTGCATGTGGGGCGCCGACCTGAGGGGCGCCCTGCAGGCACTGGCCGACCAGcagctctgccctgccctccgTATAGAGTCTGCCCAGACACTGGACGAGCTGAGCCAATTCAGTTTCTTTGTGGCCTAG
- the Hou gene encoding glucose-induced degradation protein 8-B homolog, with the protein MSYNEKTEAISKEEWLQRLEQFPFKQADMNRLIMNYLVTEGFKEAAEKFQHEADLEPSVELNSLDDRILIREAVQAGRVEEATHLVNQLHPELLGGDRYLFFHLQQLQLIELIRAGKVEEALAFAQSKLSESGEEAMFELERTLALLAFEKPQESPFADLLEQSYRQKIASELNSAILRCEHSEDSTPKMMFLLKVILWAQSKLDSRSISYPKMKNLETAHLEPK; encoded by the exons atgAGCTACAATGAGAAAACCGAAGCCATCAGCAAGGAGGAATGGCTCCAGCGCCTGGAGCAGTTCCCCTTCAAGCAGGCGGACATGAATCGCCTGATTATGAACTACTTGGTCACTG AGGGCTTCAAGGAGGCTGCCGAAAAGTTCCAGCACGAAGCCGACCTCGAGCCGAGCGTGGAGCTGAACAGCCTCGACGACCGCATCCTCATTCGTGAGGCGGTGCAGGCGGGCCGGGTCGAGGAGGCCACCCACCTGGTGAATCAGTTGCATCCCGAGCTGCTAGGCGGCGACCGCTACTTGTTCTTTCacttgcagcagctgcagttAATCGAGCTGATTCGCGCCGGCAAGGTGGAGGAGGCCCTGGCCTTCGCCCAGAGCAAACTTTCGGAGTCCGGCGAGGAGGCCATGTTCGAGCTGGAGCGGACCCTGGCCCTGCTGGCCTTCGAGAAGCCCCAGGAGAGTCCCTTCGCCGACCTCCTTGAGCAGTCCTATCGGCAGAAGATCGCCAGCGAGCTCAATTCGGCTATCTTGCGGTGTGAGCACAGCGAGGACTCCACGCCAAAGATGATGTTCCTCTTGAAGGTCATCCTCTGGGCCCAGTCCAAGCTCGACAGCCGCTCCATCAGCTACCCCAAGATGAAGAACCTCGAGACGGCGCACCTCGAGCCCAAGTAG
- the Nup35 gene encoding nucleoporin Nup35 encodes MEPMTLGSPVNSPNSNQGQYLPPFLMGDPQTMTPHKSTLSPKPGRYNVSFATSPTSSSSHDFNRSGINTFFGPAGGGGPHGSGGHGSSSANVSLHQAGPPTQGLFESLREQQHTPHRQHLSILNQSQNLSLNLNQSYHNNDSYVANCNTINTSIRGLSSPMGARTSPLVGLQGNGGGGGTPRPGDFWVTIFGYVPGNSSMVLQHFTLCGTIMEVSHAPKNGNWMHVRFSSRIESDKALNFNEKVIGGNVMVGVTRCTERTIVDKENCNASSSTSFNGGEQVQSPKSPKIRPFVQQSYKLAQNDAKVVPAKDVPTKSNGLVDKAMDLLFGW; translated from the exons ATGGAACCCATGACTCTAGGCAGTCCCGTCAATAGCCCCAACAGCAACCAGGGCCAGTACCTGCCCCCTTTCCTAATGGGGGATCCGCAGACCATGACGCCGCACAAGAGCACGCTCTCTCCAAAGCCGGGACGCTACAACGTCAGCTTCG CGACATCTCCAACCAGCTCATCTTCGCATGACTTCAACCGCTCCGGGATCAACACGTTCTTTGGTCCGGCAGGCGGCGGTGGTCCACATGGGTCCGGAGGCCATGGCTCAAGCTCGGCCAACGTGTCCCTCCACCAAGCCGGGCCGCCGACCCAGGGACTCTTCGAATCACtccgggagcagcagcacacaccgCACCGCCAGCATCTGAGCATTTTGAATCAGTCGCAGAACCTGAGCCTGAACCTGAACCAGAGCTACCACAACAACGACTCGTACGTGGCCAACTGCAATACCATCAACACATCAATTCGGGGCCTCTCCTCGCCGATGGGCGCCAGGACGTCGCCCCTGGTCGGTTTGCAAGGAaatggcggtggcggtggtacCCCACGGCCTGGCGACTTCTGGGTGACCATCTTCGGCTACGTGCCGGGCAACAGCTCCATGGTGCTGCAACACTTCACGCTCTGCGGGACCATTATGGAGGTGTCGCATGCCCCGAAAAACGGCAACTGGATGCACGTGCGTTTCTCCTCGCGCATCGAGAGCGACAAGGCGCTGAACTTCAACGAGAAGGTGATCGGCGGCAACGTCATGGTGGGCGTCACCCGGTGCACGGAAAGGACTATTGTCGACAAGGAAAACTGCAatgcgtcgtcgtcgacgtcgtTTAACGGTGGAGAGCAGGTCCAGAGCCCGAAATCGCCCAAAATCCGTCCCTTTGTCCAGCAATCCTACAAGTTGGCCCAGAATGATGCGAAGGTTGTGCCGGCCAAGGACGTGCCCACGAAGAGCAATGGGCTGGTTGACAAGGCCATGGATCTCCTCTTTGGCTGGTGA
- the Ing3 gene encoding inhibitor of growth protein 3, which produces MLYLEDYLEMIEHLPQELRDRFTEMRELDLAVQNNMDSLDKKSHLFFKQCKRDELQHESMDTEFHSLRAEYFKVMEDADEKVAIATQIHELVERYLRRLDSELFKFKCELEADNNGITEILERRSLELDGNSTAATALLLSMNQKENRYYGASSINSAAGIITSTGSIGTGPTNFGLASSGVGSGVGSGSGSVTGGSALTSLATSHLSSSQRHRKLEKRRETICTVPVPEKRANLNHSLPTVSAVASSVSAATSAAAGLAVHPAHVAAGNHVTNSITATHLTLPVAVGVGGVGGVGGVGSIGGVGVVGAASSSLGNSSLVSSASVVQRQLPTNLSQHSGHSGHSGHSVINSSAVAVAAALSSTGVAAAPTHGHGHGHGHSHGHGHNQTHSHSHSHGHGHSHAHGSHTTQNNTTVTYNLQQLGGGTAASSAIAAAASQAIVATQQMQQGRRTASLKASYEAIHGAGTNTDFWSNAGQSSLQTGGATVGTGSALVTAASGGGAATSHHHHQQQQQHHHGSHHHHSSSSHGSSSHHHHQDKKQNKKKLSATIATMPASIAVQTALAGSSSGNSIASSSSSMSVDSVDMLSTAAAAAAAVAVANASISSMGMPQHGCSQALNTQAAGGMSASHVTTTMATNVSNVASAIGLTSTTLVPGSNLNIGEIGMVLEQPNEGEWSYDPNEPRYCTCNQVSYGDMVACDNDACPFEWFHYPCVGITQPPKGKWFCPKCTATMRRRGNRKN; this is translated from the exons ATGCTATATCTGGAAGACTACCTGGAGATGATTGAGCATCTGCCCCAGGAGCTGCGCGACCGTTTCACAGAAATGCGAGAGCTTGATCTGGCCGTGCAGA ACAACATGGACTCGCTGGACAAAAAGTCGCACTTATTCTTCAAGCAGTGCAAGCGCGACGAGCTGCAGCACGAGTCCATGGACACCGAGTTTCACAGCCTGCGCGCCGAGTACTTCAAGGTAATGGAAGACGCCGACGAGAAGGTGGCCATTGCCACCCAGATACACGAGCTCGTCGAACGCTACCTACGCCGCCTGGACAGCGAGCTCTTTAAGTTCAAGTGCGAGCTAGAGGCCGACAACAACGGCATCACCGAAATCCTCGAGCGGCGTTCACTCGAGCTCGACGGCAACTCGACGGCCGCCACCGCCCTGCTGTTGAGCATGAACCAGAAGGAGAACCGCTATTACGGGGCCAGCTCTATTAACAGTGCCGCCGGAATCATCACCAGCACAGGCAGCATTGGCACGGGACCGACCAACTTTGGCCTCGCCAGTTCTGGCGTTGGCTCTGGcgttggctctggctctggctccgtcACTGGCGGCAGCGCCCTCACCAGCCTTGCCACCTCCCATCTGAGTAGCAGTCAGCGGCATCGCAAGTTGGAGAAGCGTCGCGAGACGATCTGCACCGTGCCCGTACCGGAGAAGCGGGCCAATCTCAACCACTCGTTGCCCACCGTCAGTGCCGTCGCATCCTCGGTCTCGGCAGCAACATCTGCGGCCGCTGGCCTGGCCGTTCATCCCGCACATGTGGCGGCCGGCAACCACGTAACCAACAGCATCACCGCCACGCACCTCACTCTGCCAGTGGCCGTGGGTGTCGGAGGTGTCGGGGGTGTCGGAGGTGTCGGAAGTATCGGAGGTGTCGGTGTGGTtggggcagccagcagcagtctGGGCAACAGCTCGCTGGTCAGCAGTGCCTCAGTGGTCCAACGTCAGCTGCCAACGAATCTCAGCCAGCACTCGGGTCATTCGGGTCACTCGGGTCACAGTGTGATCAACAGTTCGGCGGTGGCCGTTGCTGCAGCCCTATCATCGACTGGAGTAGCAGCAGCTCCAACCCATGGGCATGGCCACGGCCATGGACACAGCCACGGACATGGCCACAACCAAacccacagtcacagccacagccatggacatggacatagCCACGCACACGGTTCGCATACGACACAAAACAACACAACAGTCACGTATAATCTGCAGCAATTGGGCGGAGGAACAGCGGCTTCCAGCGCCATTGCGGCCGCCGCCAGCCAGGCGATCGTCGCCACCCAGCAGATGCAGCAGGGCCGGCGCACGGCGAGCCTGAAGGCCAGCTACGAGGCCATCCACGGGGCTGGGACCAACACCGATTTCTGGTCGAACGCCGGACAGAGCAGCCTGCAAACGGGAGGAGCGACAGTGGGTACGGGATCGGCACTGGTCACGGCTGCTAGCGGAGGAGGCGCCGCCACAtcgcaccaccaccatcagcagcagcaacaacaccatcaCGGCAGCCATCAtcaccacagcagcagcagccacggtAGCAGCagccatcaccaccaccaggACAAGAAACAGAATAAGAAAAAGCTGAGTGCCACTATTGCCACGATGCCCGCTTCAATTGCTGTGCAGACGGCTCTGGCCGGTTCTTCTTCGGGCAACTCCATTGCTTCTTCGTCTTCCTCCATGAGCGTTGACTCCGTGGACATGCTctcgactgctgctgccgcagccgcagcagtcGCCGTTGCCAACGCCAGTATTTCCAGCATGGGTATGCCTCAGCATGGTTGCTCACAGGCCCTGAACACGCAGGCCGCTGGCGGCATGAGCGCCAGTCACGTGACCACAACGATGGCCACTAATGTGAGCAACGTGGCATCGGCCATCGGTCTGACGTCCACGACGCTGGTGCCGGGCTCCAACCTCAACATCGGCGAGATCGGAATGGTCCTGGAGCAGCCGAACGAAGGCGAGTGGTCGTACGATCCCAACGAGCCTCGCTACTGCACCTGCAACCAGGTGTCATACGGCGACATGGTGGCCTGCGACAACGACGCCTGTCCATTCGAGTGGTTCCACTATCCTTGCGTGGGCATCACCCAGCCTCCAAAGGGCAAGTGGTTCTGCCCCAAATGCACCGCCACCATGCGGCGCAGGGGCAATCGCAAGAACTGA
- the LOC6901048 gene encoding C-mannosyltransferase dpy-19 homolog — protein sequence MREPNLYIILSTALIGSGFFFLYMQHVRVIFETRTSIQTLNQLEREALLRREDALYYTFYKKLVDGPDFWHGYEQLKNVTDIEYPNSVNVLQRFYVLPELVAAYFFHLVRSGYNPILQPMQFYFEFVWLMGGVTLLVLYLYGTLLSENVFGGIYGVISYLMFHSFVSKIYERPVARENFAFPFIFLQMFYLCICIGRVIHRQKHSSRLFMIFVLSMFTACALLSWQFSTIIFATQIMIVMTSWNINTMPTNVANAFALDYSLSHLLGNAIAFVLSHGNSQLLFTWQLSVSISLFLITVVRQVRSRRHVNDPLQSDYFSFKFILLALVFAGSMQEKLVDVLRRTGVLNVQDNNYVHYWDLWAHWAFQVNVNFVTNLSACNPLYARVAWSELWQLVKTLIVKPYCMYGVVMLAMFFRKWRKSNVPTTASQEQRERARNYVLEDFLEEHHVSMTDMSNKQTEQQLQQCFKMLESCDHDYERYKLKKAKLQQQQPPARDDFIKNIKRLKAQIHRNSDKQRKERQQGATAATMDTKEEEPLEQEPDQDKDQEPDHVNTETVVHEADEVHHETDETQPSMSATEEKAMPAPGNGRQKAPGAGAGAAPKPKPNANATAKTPSRRSSSSVVPTANTQIFNMHYMYSFLQMLVFTILGLAVRKLFFLSFTQGCVIAPTICSKVWYHRQRNIFWSVSLAVFLLSMFDPGMVNIREEYFPTKYEHNADDLESMLEWIKLNTERDAVFAGPVEIIGTVHLTTRRPIVNHAHLEMRQMADRTEHAYSVYSRQQSSDIYKQCAELKIQYLIISLDECTNEVRDDCDLLSIWDDKQPANRKYPQFCHELLHKQVPSFLKVYTNDNYGIIKMFSQSVQIILKHAKMPEMAM from the exons ATGCGCGAGCCCAATCTGTACATCATTCTCTCCACCGCGCTAATTG GCTCGGGATTCTTCTTCCTGTATATGCAGCATGTGCGCGTAATCTTTGAGACTCGCACCAGCATCCAGACACTCAATCAGCTGGAGCGCGAGGCGCTGCTGCGGCGCGAGGATGCCCTTTACTATACGTTCTACAAGAAGCTGGTCGATGGTCCAGACTTCTGGCACGGCTACGAGCAGCTCAAGAACGTCACCGACATTGAGTATCCGAACAGCGTGAATGTACTGCAACGCTTCTACGTCCTGCCCGAGCTGGTTGCAGC CTACTTCTTCCACCTGGTACGATCCGGCTACAATCCCATACTCCAGCCAATGCAGTTCTACTTCGAGTTCGTTTGGCTGATGGGTGGCGTCACCCTGCTGGTCCTCTACCTGTACGGGACGCTGCTCAGCGAGAATGTCTTTGGAGGCATCTACGGGGTTATCTCGTATCTAATGTTCCACAGCTTCGTCTCGAAGATATACGAGCGGCCGGTGGCGCGCGAAAACTTTGCCTTCCCCTTCATATTCCTCCAGATGTTCTATCTGTGCATCTGCATTGGGCGTGTCATCCACAGGCAGAAGCACAGCTCGCGTTTGTTCATG ATATTTGTATTGTCGATGTTCACCGCCTGCGCTTTGCTCTCCTGGCAGTTCTCCACGATTATTTTTGCCACCCAGATCATGATCGTGATGACCTCGTGGAACATCAACACGATGCCTACGAATGTGGCCAATGCGTTCGCCTTGGACTACTCGCTGTCGCACCTGCTGGGCAACGCGATAGCCTTCGTGCTGTCGCATGGGAACAGCCAGCTGCTGTTTACCTGGCAGCTGAGCGTGTCGATAAGCCTCTTCCTTATCACGGTGGTGCGGCAAGTGCGGAGTCGACGGCACGTCAACGATCCGCTGCAGAGCGACTACTTCTCGTTCAAGTTCATCCTGCTGGCGCTAGTCTTTGCTGGCAGCATGCAGGAGAAGCTGGTGGACGTGCTTCGGCGAACTGGGGTGCTGAATGTGCAGGACAACAATTACGTGCACTACTGGGACCTGTGGGCCCACTGGGCCTTCCAGGTGAACGTCAACTTCGTGACGAACCTCTCGGCCTGCAATCCGCTGTATGCCCGCGTCGCCTGGTCGGAGCTCTGGCAGCTGGTGAAGACACTGATCGTGAAGCCCTACTGCATGTACGGCGTGGTCATGCTGGCCATGTTCTTCCGGAAGTGGCGCAAGAGCAACGTGCCGACGACAGCCAGCCAGGAGCAGCGAGAGCGGGCCCGCAACTACGTACTGGAGGATTTCCTCGAGGAGCACCACGTCTCGATGACCGACATGTCCAACAAGCAGaccgagcagcagctgcaacagtgCTTCAAGATGCTCGAGAGCTGCGACCACGACTACGAGCGTTACAAGCTCAAAAAGGccaagctgcagcagcagcagcctcctgCCCGCGACGACTTCATAAAGAACATCAAGCGGCTGAAGGCCCAGATCCACCGCAACAGCGACAAGCAGCGCAAGGAGCGGCAGCAAGGTGCGACCGCTGCCACAATGGATACCAAAGAGGAGGAACCACTCGAGCAAGAGCCAGACCAAGATAAAGATCAAGAGCCAGATCATGTTAATACAGAAACAGTAGTCCACGAAGCTGACGAAGTTCACCATGAAACTGATGAAACTCAGCCGTCCATGTCCGCCACCGAAGAGAAAGCCATGCCGGCGCCTGGAAACGGGCGCCAGAAGGCGCCGGGGGCGGGAGCGGGGGCGGcgcccaagccaaagccaaatgcaaatgcaactgcaaAAACTCCGTcacgccgcagcagcagcagcgtggtGCCCACAGCCAACACGCAGATCTTCAACATGCACTATATGTACAGCTTCCTGCAAATGCTCGTCTTCACAATACTCGGCCTGGCCGTGCGCAAACTGTTCTTCCTCAGCTTCACCCAGGGCTGTGTGATAGCCCCCACCATATGCTCCAAGGTGTGGTACCATCGCCAGCGGAACATCTTCTGGTCCGTCTCGCTGGCCGTCTTCCTTCTCAGCATGTTCGATCCGGGAATGGTG AACATCCGCGAGGAATACTTCCCTACGAAATATGAGCACAACGCTGACGACCTGGAGAGCATGCTGGAATGGATCAAGCTAAACACGGAACGCGATGCTGTATTTGCCGGCCCCGTGGAGATCATTGGCACTGTCCATCTGACCACCAGGCGACCCATCGTGAATCATGCGCATCTCGAGATGCGACAAATGGC AGACCGGACAGAGCACGCGTACTCGGTGTACAGTCGACAGCAGTCGTCGGATATCTATAAGCAGTGCGCCGAACTGAAGATCCAGTACTTGATCATATCACTAGACGAGTGCACCAACGAAGTGCG CGACGATTGCGATCTGTTGTCGATATGGGACGACAAGCAGCCGGCGAATCGCAAGTATCCGCAGTTCTGCCACGAGCTGCTGCACAAGCAGGTGCCAAGCTTCCTGAAGGTGTACACCAACGACAACTATGGAATCATCAAGATGTTCTCGCAGAGCGTGCAGATTATCCTGAAGCACGCAAAGATGCCCGAGATGGCCATGTGA